The following coding sequences are from one Natrarchaeobius halalkaliphilus window:
- a CDS encoding sugar phosphate isomerase/epimerase family protein, producing MPSVPTGFKALPEPDLQTSFERADEYEFDFLEVPLHPLAECREIDGRSEDVRKAAADTGVDVVAHLPHKPRDIVCVASAREDRRTTAFENVERSIETASAIGASKAVLHLEAPETHLADDTERELFAVLDSLSEYGRTHGVEVCYENLSRRYPTLADFPQLLERTSASITLDTGHARVNGYSSPEIATFAGQHAGRISHVHLNDTRGRADEHLPFGSGTIDFESIFASLLEGGWDGTMTTEVKTHDFDFIRLGKEKLDELI from the coding sequence ATGCCATCAGTACCGACCGGATTCAAGGCGCTTCCGGAGCCTGACCTCCAGACCTCGTTCGAAAGGGCAGACGAGTACGAATTCGACTTTCTCGAGGTTCCACTCCACCCGTTAGCGGAGTGCCGAGAGATCGACGGCCGATCGGAGGACGTTCGCAAGGCTGCGGCGGACACCGGCGTCGACGTCGTCGCTCATCTGCCGCATAAGCCACGCGACATCGTCTGCGTCGCCTCCGCCCGCGAAGACCGCCGAACCACCGCGTTCGAGAACGTCGAGCGGTCCATCGAGACGGCGAGTGCGATCGGCGCGTCGAAAGCCGTTCTCCACCTCGAAGCACCGGAGACTCATCTCGCGGACGACACCGAACGAGAGCTGTTCGCCGTTCTCGACTCCCTTAGCGAATACGGTCGAACTCACGGCGTCGAAGTGTGTTACGAAAACCTCTCGAGGCGGTATCCAACGCTCGCTGATTTCCCACAGCTACTCGAGCGTACGTCCGCTTCGATCACGCTCGATACGGGACACGCACGGGTCAACGGCTACAGCTCGCCGGAGATCGCGACGTTCGCCGGTCAACACGCCGGTCGCATCTCCCACGTTCATTTGAACGACACCCGTGGGAGGGCGGACGAACACCTTCCGTTCGGTTCGGGTACGATCGATTTCGAGTCGATCTTTGCGTCGTTGTTGGAGGGCGGATGGGACGGGACGATGACGACAGAGGTCAAAACTCACGACTTCGATTTCATCCGACTGGGAAAGGAGAAGCTGGACGAACTCATATAA
- a CDS encoding ABC transporter permease: MSREHTDTNDTTSDTGTPVADGSGAPANPLDVLETESDVDTSFGTTQKMKKYLRIYLWEPWQVMRRDWRALVGISILSSYIIIGILGWLFLEPTRMGDGPNQLPWFRSLAHPLGTNLYGVDLMRETIHAIPMILKMMFAGGVFTIIMGTVIGTVAGYKGGTVDKVLSTITDVFINIPGLPLVIVLAVVFTPESAYALGILLTIEYWAGLARAVRSQVLQIRYDEYTEASRTIGLPTGTILLKDVIPHLAPYITIRFVSAMRTVLFSAVGLYFIGVLPEGDTNWGIMLSNAYNNGAMYRPQLLHWILIPSIAIVALSIGMILLSQSLDRVFNPRVREKHKKDDEELLEEEEDVGGKGLTLG, from the coding sequence ATGTCCAGAGAACATACCGATACGAACGATACTACGTCTGATACCGGAACGCCCGTCGCCGACGGCTCGGGTGCCCCTGCGAATCCACTCGACGTCCTAGAAACGGAGTCCGACGTTGACACCAGCTTTGGTACGACCCAGAAAATGAAAAAATACCTGCGGATCTACCTCTGGGAACCCTGGCAGGTCATGCGTCGCGACTGGCGCGCACTCGTTGGCATCTCGATTCTCTCTTCGTACATCATTATCGGCATTCTCGGCTGGTTGTTCCTCGAGCCCACTCGTATGGGTGACGGGCCGAACCAGCTTCCGTGGTTCCGATCGCTGGCACATCCGCTCGGGACGAACCTGTACGGCGTGGATCTGATGCGAGAGACGATCCACGCGATCCCGATGATCCTGAAAATGATGTTTGCAGGTGGTGTGTTCACCATCATCATGGGTACAGTCATCGGGACTGTCGCTGGCTACAAGGGTGGCACGGTCGACAAGGTACTGAGTACGATCACCGACGTGTTCATCAACATTCCCGGTCTCCCGCTCGTCATCGTTCTCGCCGTCGTGTTCACGCCCGAAAGCGCGTACGCACTCGGCATTCTGCTCACGATCGAGTACTGGGCCGGACTGGCTCGCGCGGTTCGGTCACAGGTTTTGCAGATCCGATACGACGAGTACACCGAAGCTTCACGAACGATCGGTCTTCCCACCGGTACGATCCTGTTGAAGGACGTGATTCCGCACCTCGCTCCGTACATCACGATCAGGTTCGTCTCCGCGATGCGAACAGTCCTCTTCTCGGCAGTTGGTCTCTACTTCATCGGTGTCCTTCCGGAAGGTGACACGAACTGGGGAATCATGCTGAGCAACGCCTACAACAACGGCGCGATGTACCGGCCACAGCTTCTCCACTGGATTCTGATTCCGTCGATCGCGATCGTCGCCCTTTCGATCGGTATGATCTTGCTCTCACAGTCGCTCGACCGGGTGTTCAACCCACGCGTCCGTGAGAAACACAAAAAGGACGACGAGGAACTCCTCGAGGAAGAAGAGGACGTCGGTGGCAAAGGCCTGACGCTCGGCTAA